A single window of Pyxicephalus adspersus chromosome 10, UCB_Pads_2.0, whole genome shotgun sequence DNA harbors:
- the LOC140339029 gene encoding uncharacterized protein isoform X3, with translation MEKPSKYRLTLSPDCKMEAMTGDCAGEETISSAMDRPSYHSDSEPPPPVRDGAGIPENKLFSCPKCGESFSSERSLSVHQTSHTAEKLRSCPECGKIILYQYHLSVHQRTHTGEELHSCSGCGKCLHQISHTGGKTYSCLECGKSYTRKSNLILHQKSHTGEKPYSCPGCGKSFVNKSQLVLHQRTHTGEKPFSCPECGKSFTKKSRLVVHQRSHSSEKPFSCSECGKCFTQKHHLITHHRIHTGEKPYSCPECGKCFTQKTDLVIHQRSHTGEKPFPCPECGKSYVRKKELGIHQRSHTGEKPFPCPECGKSYVRKNELVIHQRTHTGVKPFSCPECGKCFAQKTNLVIHQRSHTGEKPFPCPECGKCYTRKSFVTRHRKVSHQEHLRSCPEEHFPHKSDLDENSHTDDAVLHS, from the coding sequence atgGAGAAACCCTCAAAGTATCGTCTGACTTTATCTCCAGATTGTAAAATGGAGGCCATGACAGGAGATTGTGCGGGAGAAGAGACCATCAGCTCAGCTATGGATAGACCATCCTATCACTCTGACTCtgagcctcctcctcctgtgaggGATGGTGCCGGCATTCCAGAGAATAAGCTATTTTCCTGTCCTAAATGTGGGGAGAGTTTTAGCTCTGAGCGAAGTCTTTCTGTACATCAGACGTCTCACACTGCGGAGAAGCTGCGTTCCTGTCCTGAGTGcggaaaaataattctttatcaaTATCATCTTTCTGTACATCAAAGAACACACACTGGTGAAGAGCTTCATTCTTGTTCTGGGTGTGGGAAATGTTTACATCAAATCTCTCATACTGGTGGGAAGACATACTCGTGTcttgagtgtgggaaaagttataCACGCAAATCAAATCTTATCTTGCATCAAAAATCTCACACGGGGGAAAAGCCGTACTCCTGTCCTggatgtgggaaaagttttgtcaATAAATCACAACTCGTTTTACACCAGAGGACTcatacaggggagaaaccattttcctgccctgaatgtggtaaaagttttacaaaaaaatcacgaCTAGTtgtacatcagagatctcacagcAGTGAGAAGCCATTTTCTTGctctgagtgtggaaaatgttttacacaaaaacATCACCTTATCACACATCACAggattcacacaggggagaaaccatattcctgtcccgagtgtggaaaatgttttacacaaaaaacagatcttgttatacatcagagatctcacacaggggagaaaccatttccatgtcctgagtgcgggaaaagttatGTACGAAAAAAAGAACTTGgtatacatcagagatctcacacaggggagaaaccatttccatgtcctgagtgcgggaaaagttatGTACGAAAAAATGAACTTGTTATACATCAGAGAACCCACACTGGGGTGAAACCATTTTCCTgtcctgagtgtggaaaatgttttgcacaaaaaacaaatcttgttatacatcagagatctcacacaggggagaaaccatttccatgtcccgagtgtgggaaatgttataCACGAAAATCTTTTGTTACCAGACACCGTAAGGTCTCACACCAAGAACATTTGCGATCCTGCCCTGAGGAACATTTCCCACACAAATCGGACCTTGATGAGAACTCTCACACAGATGATGCCGTATTACATTCCTGA
- the LOC140339029 gene encoding uncharacterized protein isoform X2 codes for MIMKVESKEETSVMDDQQYTEEAGMMRTFIEEDTPTQISTGHSMEKPSKYRLTLSPDCKMEAMTGDCAGEETISSAMDRPSYHSDSEPPPPVRDGAGIPENKLFSCPKCGESFSSERSLSVHQTSHTAEKLRSCPECGKIILYQYHLSVHQRTHTGEELHSCSGCGKCLHQISHTGGKTYSCLECGKSYTRKSNLILHQKSHTGEKPYSCPGCGKSFVNKSQLVLHQRTHTGEKPFSCPECGKSFTKKSRLVVHQRSHSSEKPFSCSECGKCFTQKHHLITHHRIHTGEKPYSCPECGKCFTQKTDLVIHQRSHTGEKPFPCPECGKSYVRKKELGIHQRSHTGEKPFPCPECGKSYVRKNELVIHQRTHTGVKPFSCPECGKCFAQKTNLVIHQRSHTGEKPFPCPECGKCYTRKSFVTRHRKVSHQEHLRSCPEEHFPHKSDLDENSHTDDAVLHS; via the coding sequence gacactccatgGAGAAACCCTCAAAGTATCGTCTGACTTTATCTCCAGATTGTAAAATGGAGGCCATGACAGGAGATTGTGCGGGAGAAGAGACCATCAGCTCAGCTATGGATAGACCATCCTATCACTCTGACTCtgagcctcctcctcctgtgaggGATGGTGCCGGCATTCCAGAGAATAAGCTATTTTCCTGTCCTAAATGTGGGGAGAGTTTTAGCTCTGAGCGAAGTCTTTCTGTACATCAGACGTCTCACACTGCGGAGAAGCTGCGTTCCTGTCCTGAGTGcggaaaaataattctttatcaaTATCATCTTTCTGTACATCAAAGAACACACACTGGTGAAGAGCTTCATTCTTGTTCTGGGTGTGGGAAATGTTTACATCAAATCTCTCATACTGGTGGGAAGACATACTCGTGTcttgagtgtgggaaaagttataCACGCAAATCAAATCTTATCTTGCATCAAAAATCTCACACGGGGGAAAAGCCGTACTCCTGTCCTggatgtgggaaaagttttgtcaATAAATCACAACTCGTTTTACACCAGAGGACTcatacaggggagaaaccattttcctgccctgaatgtggtaaaagttttacaaaaaaatcacgaCTAGTtgtacatcagagatctcacagcAGTGAGAAGCCATTTTCTTGctctgagtgtggaaaatgttttacacaaaaacATCACCTTATCACACATCACAggattcacacaggggagaaaccatattcctgtcccgagtgtggaaaatgttttacacaaaaaacagatcttgttatacatcagagatctcacacaggggagaaaccatttccatgtcctgagtgcgggaaaagttatGTACGAAAAAAAGAACTTGgtatacatcagagatctcacacaggggagaaaccatttccatgtcctgagtgcgggaaaagttatGTACGAAAAAATGAACTTGTTATACATCAGAGAACCCACACTGGGGTGAAACCATTTTCCTgtcctgagtgtggaaaatgttttgcacaaaaaacaaatcttgttatacatcagagatctcacacaggggagaaaccatttccatgtcccgagtgtgggaaatgttataCACGAAAATCTTTTGTTACCAGACACCGTAAGGTCTCACACCAAGAACATTTGCGATCCTGCCCTGAGGAACATTTCCCACACAAATCGGACCTTGATGAGAACTCTCACACAGATGATGCCGTATTACATTCCTGA
- the LOC140339029 gene encoding uncharacterized protein isoform X4 has product MIMKVESKEETSVMDDQQYTEEAGMMRTFIEEDTPTQISTGHSMGKPSKYRLTLSPDCKMEAMTGDCAGEETTSPAMDRPSDPSDFGPPLPVSDGAGIPEKKTFSCPECGESFLYKYHLSIHERMHTGEELHLCSECGKRFVRKSQLISHQRTHTGEKPFSCPECGKCFSLKYSLTVHQICHTGAKTYSCLECGKSYARKSNLTMHQKSHMGEKPYSCPECEKSFAYKSKLVLHQRTHTGEKPYSCSECGKSFVDKSHLLSHQMTHTGEKPFSCSECGKSFARKSHLISHQRIHTGEKPYSCPECGKCFSKTYFLSEHLRCHTGEKPFSCSQCGKKFTQKSQLVVHQRSHNGEKPFSCSECGKCFARKPDLVKHQRSHTGEKLYPCFECGKSFVRKQELCIHRRSHTGEKPYSCPECGKRFVYKSQLVLHQRTHTGEKPFSCPECGKSFTQKSQLVVHQSCHSSEKPFSCSECGKCFARKQHLIIHHRSHTGEKPYSCPECGKCFAGKQELVIHQRSHTGEKPFPCPECGKCYARKSLLIRHRKIHTGGKTYSCLECGKSYTRKSNLILHQKSHTGEKPYSCPGCGKSFVNKSQLVLHQRTHTGEKPFSCPECGKSFTKKSRLVVHQRSHSSEKPFSCSECGKCFTQKHHLITHHRIHTGEKPYSCPECGKCFTQKTDLVIHQRSHTGEKPFPCPECGKSYVRKKELGIHQRSHTGEKPFPCPECGKSYVRKNELVIHQRTHTGVKPFSCPECGKCFAQKTNLVIHQRSHTGEKPFPCPECGKCYTRKSFVTRHRKVSHQEHLRSCPEEHFPHKSDLDENSHTDDAVLHS; this is encoded by the exons gacactccatgGGGAAACCCTCGAAGTATCGTCTGACTTTATCTCCAGATTGTAAAATGGAGGCCATGACAGGAGATTGTGCGGGAGAAGAGACCACCAGCCCAGCTATGGATAGACCATCCGATCCCTCTGACTTTGGGCCTCCTCTCCCTGTGAGCGATGGTGCCGGCATTCCGGAGAAGAAGACATTTTCCTGTCCTGAATGCGGAgaatcttttctttataaatatcatCTATCCATACATGAAAGAATGCACACTGGTGAAGAGCTCCATTTGTGTTCTGAGTGCGGGAAGCGTTTTGTCCGTAAATCACAACTCATTTCTCATCAaaggactcacacaggggagaagccattttcctgccctgagtgtgggaaatgtttttcgtTAAAGTATAGTCTTACTGTACATCAGATTTGTCATACTGGTGCGAAGACATACTCGTGTcttgagtgtgggaaaagttatgCACGCAAATCAAATCTTACCATGCATCAAAAATCTCACATGGGGGAGAAGCCGTACTCCTGTCCTGAGTGTGAGAAAAGTTTTGCCTATAAATCAAAACTTGTTTtacatcagaggactcacacaggggagaagccatattcatgttctgaatgtgggaaaagttttgtcgATAAATCACATCTCCTTTCTCATCAGATGactcacacgggggagaagccattttcatGTTCTGAATGCGGGAAAAGTTTTGCCCGTAAATCACATCTCATCTCTCATCAGAGGATTCACACCGgtgagaagccatattcctgccctgagtgtggaaaatgtttttcaaagaCATATTTTCTTTCTGAACATCTGAGGtgccacacaggggagaagccattttcctgcTCTCAATGTGGTAAAAAGTTTACACAAAAATCCCAACTAGTtgtacatcagagatctcacaatGGTGAAAAGCCGTTTTCTTGCTCTGAGTGTGGAAAATGCTTTGCACGAAAACCTGATCTTGTTaaacatcagagatctcacacaggggagaaactaTATCCGTGTTTTGAGTGCGGGAAAAGCTTTGTACGAAAACAAGAACTTTGTATACATCGGAGATcacacacaggggagaagccgtACTCCTGTCCCGAATGTGGGAAACGTTTTGTCTATAAATCGCAACTCGTTTtacatcagaggactcacacaggggagaagccattttcctgcCCTGAATGTGGTAAAAGTTTTACACAAAAATCCCAACTAGTTGTACATCAGAGTTGTCACAGCAGTGAGAAGCCATTTTCTTGctctgagtgtggaaaatgttttgcacGAAAACAACACCTTATCATCCATCACagatctcacacaggggagaaaccatattcctgtcctgaatgtgggaaatgttttgctgGAAAACAGGAACTTGttatacatcagagatctcacacaggggaaaaaccatttccatgtcctgagtgtgggaaatgttacGCACGAAAATCATTACTTATTAGACATCGTAAGAT TCATACTGGTGGGAAGACATACTCGTGTcttgagtgtgggaaaagttataCACGCAAATCAAATCTTATCTTGCATCAAAAATCTCACACGGGGGAAAAGCCGTACTCCTGTCCTggatgtgggaaaagttttgtcaATAAATCACAACTCGTTTTACACCAGAGGACTcatacaggggagaaaccattttcctgccctgaatgtggtaaaagttttacaaaaaaatcacgaCTAGTtgtacatcagagatctcacagcAGTGAGAAGCCATTTTCTTGctctgagtgtggaaaatgttttacacaaaaacATCACCTTATCACACATCACAggattcacacaggggagaaaccatattcctgtcccgagtgtggaaaatgttttacacaaaaaacagatcttgttatacatcagagatctcacacaggggagaaaccatttccatgtcctgagtgcgggaaaagttatGTACGAAAAAAAGAACTTGgtatacatcagagatctcacacaggggagaaaccatttccatgtcctgagtgcgggaaaagttatGTACGAAAAAATGAACTTGTTATACATCAGAGAACCCACACTGGGGTGAAACCATTTTCCTgtcctgagtgtggaaaatgttttgcacaaaaaacaaatcttgttatacatcagagatctcacacaggggagaaaccatttccatgtcccgagtgtgggaaatgttataCACGAAAATCTTTTGTTACCAGACACCGTAAGGTCTCACACCAAGAACATTTGCGATCCTGCCCTGAGGAACATTTCCCACACAAATCGGACCTTGATGAGAACTCTCACACAGATGATGCCGTATTACATTCCTGA
- the LOC140339029 gene encoding uncharacterized protein isoform X1, whose translation MGKPSKYRLTLSPDCKMEAMTGDCAGEETTSPAMDRPSDPSDFGPPLPVSDGAGIPEKKTFSCPECGESFLYKYHLSIHERMHTGEELHLCSECGKRFVRKSQLISHQRTHTGEKPFSCPECGKCFSLKYSLTVHQICHTGAKTYSCLECGKSYARKSNLTMHQKSHMGEKPYSCPECEKSFAYKSKLVLHQRTHTGEKPYSCSECGKSFVDKSHLLSHQMTHTGEKPFSCSECGKSFARKSHLISHQRIHTGEKPYSCPECGKCFSKTYFLSEHLRCHTGEKPFSCSQCGKKFTQKSQLVVHQRSHNGEKPFSCSECGKCFARKPDLVKHQRSHTGEKLYPCFECGKSFVRKQELCIHRRSHTGEKPYSCPECGKRFVYKSQLVLHQRTHTGEKPFSCPECGKSFTQKSQLVVHQSCHSSEKPFSCSECGKCFARKQHLIIHHRSHTGEKPYSCPECGKCFAGKQELVIHQRSHTGEKPFPCPECGKCYARKSLLIRHRKISHQELSQA comes from the coding sequence atgGGGAAACCCTCGAAGTATCGTCTGACTTTATCTCCAGATTGTAAAATGGAGGCCATGACAGGAGATTGTGCGGGAGAAGAGACCACCAGCCCAGCTATGGATAGACCATCCGATCCCTCTGACTTTGGGCCTCCTCTCCCTGTGAGCGATGGTGCCGGCATTCCGGAGAAGAAGACATTTTCCTGTCCTGAATGCGGAgaatcttttctttataaatatcatCTATCCATACATGAAAGAATGCACACTGGTGAAGAGCTCCATTTGTGTTCTGAGTGCGGGAAGCGTTTTGTCCGTAAATCACAACTCATTTCTCATCAaaggactcacacaggggagaagccattttcctgccctgagtgtgggaaatgtttttcgtTAAAGTATAGTCTTACTGTACATCAGATTTGTCATACTGGTGCGAAGACATACTCGTGTcttgagtgtgggaaaagttatgCACGCAAATCAAATCTTACCATGCATCAAAAATCTCACATGGGGGAGAAGCCGTACTCCTGTCCTGAGTGTGAGAAAAGTTTTGCCTATAAATCAAAACTTGTTTtacatcagaggactcacacaggggagaagccatattcatgttctgaatgtgggaaaagttttgtcgATAAATCACATCTCCTTTCTCATCAGATGactcacacgggggagaagccattttcatGTTCTGAATGCGGGAAAAGTTTTGCCCGTAAATCACATCTCATCTCTCATCAGAGGATTCACACCGgtgagaagccatattcctgccctgagtgtggaaaatgtttttcaaagaCATATTTTCTTTCTGAACATCTGAGGtgccacacaggggagaagccattttcctgcTCTCAATGTGGTAAAAAGTTTACACAAAAATCCCAACTAGTtgtacatcagagatctcacaatGGTGAAAAGCCGTTTTCTTGCTCTGAGTGTGGAAAATGCTTTGCACGAAAACCTGATCTTGTTaaacatcagagatctcacacaggggagaaactaTATCCGTGTTTTGAGTGCGGGAAAAGCTTTGTACGAAAACAAGAACTTTGTATACATCGGAGATcacacacaggggagaagccgtACTCCTGTCCCGAATGTGGGAAACGTTTTGTCTATAAATCGCAACTCGTTTtacatcagaggactcacacaggggagaagccattttcctgcCCTGAATGTGGTAAAAGTTTTACACAAAAATCCCAACTAGTTGTACATCAGAGTTGTCACAGCAGTGAGAAGCCATTTTCTTGctctgagtgtggaaaatgttttgcacGAAAACAACACCTTATCATCCATCACagatctcacacaggggagaaaccatattcctgtcctgaatgtgggaaatgttttgctgGAAAACAGGAACTTGttatacatcagagatctcacacaggggaaaaaccatttccatgtcctgagtgtgggaaatgttacGCACGAAAATCATTACTTATTAGACATCGTAAGATCTCACACCAAGAACTTTCACAAGCCTGA
- the LOC140339827 gene encoding uncharacterized protein has protein sequence PECGKYYPRRSELIKHQRSHTGEKPYSCSECGKTFSDKANLSRHQILHTGEKQYSCPECGKCFALKAGLVKHQRSHSGEKPYSCAECGKCYTHKSHLILHQRLHTGEKLHSCSECGKCYTQKSELVKHQRSHTGEKPYSCTECGKCYTEKSQLVVHQRSHTGEKPYSCAECGKCFIQKSSLYRHRKSHVGEKPYFCSDCGKHFSHKSCLTRHQKTHCDLVATFFSFTYSCFECGKSFAHKAHLLSHQMIHTGRKPHSCLECGKCFVHKSQLVFHQKIHTGEMPYSCSECGRRFAYESYLISHQRVHTGEKPFSCSECGRRFFCKSSLKFHQRNHTGVKPFSCSECEKSFVHKSCLISHQRIHSGEKPFSCPECGKSFTQKAHLDTHQKTHSSQRPFSCLECGK, from the exons CCTGAGTGCGGGAAATATTACCCCCGGAGATCCGAACTTATCaaacatcagagatctcacaccggggagaagccatattcttgCTCTGAGTGTGGGAAAACCTTTTCAGATAAGGCCAATCTTTCCAGACATCAGATATTACACACAGGGGAGAAGCAGTATTCCtgccctgagtgtgggaaatgctttGCACTGAAAGCAGGCCTTGTTAAGCATCAGAGATCTCATAgcggggagaagccatattcctgtgctgagtgtgggaaatgttataCACATAAATCACATCTTATTCTTCATCAGAGATTGCACACGGGGGAGAAGTTACATTCCTGCTCTGAGTGTGGTAAATGTTATACTCAGAAATCAGAACTTGTTaaacatcagagatctcacacaggagagaaaccatattCCTGTACTGAGTGCGGGAAATGTTATACAGAGAAATCACAACTTGTAGTGCATCAAAGATCCCACACGGGGGAGAAACCATATTCCTGTGctgagtgcgggaaatgttttataCAGAAGTCCAGTCTGTACAGGCATCGAAAGTCTCATGTGGGCGAGAAGCCGTATTTCTGTTCTGATTgtggaaaacatttttcacataagTCCTGTCTTACTAGACACCAGAAAACCCA TTGTGACCttgttgcaacttttttttcttttacatattcatgttttgagtgtgggaaaagttttgccCATAAAGCACATCTCCTTTCACATCAGATGATTCACACGGGGCGGAAGCCACATTCCTGCcttgagtgtggaaaatgttttgtccaTAAATCACAACTCGTTTTTCATCAGAAGATTCACACAGGGGAGatgccatattcatgttctgagtGCGGAAGAAGGTTTGCCTATGAATCATATCTCATTTCACATCAGCGggttcacacaggggagaagccattttcGTGTTCTGAGTGTGGGAGAcgttttttctgtaaatcatctCTTAAATTTCATCAGAGGAATCACACAGGGGTGAAGCCATTTTCATGTTCTGAGTGCGAGAAAAGTTTTGTCCATAAATCATGTCTCATTTCTCATCAGAGGATTCACtcaggggagaagccattttcctgcCCCGAATGTGGTAAAAGTTTTACACAAAAAGCCCACCTGGATACACATCAGAAAACTCACAGCAGTCAGAGGCCATTTTCTTGCCTTGAGTGTGGAAAATAA